From the Lepisosteus oculatus isolate fLepOcu1 chromosome 1, fLepOcu1.hap2, whole genome shotgun sequence genome, one window contains:
- the LOC102687626 gene encoding excitatory amino acid transporter 3-like, translating into MGKKAKRGCDFKSFFKKNWLLITTVAAVILGIGLGVLVREYASLSHLNKIYFGFPGEILMRMLKLVILPLIISSMITGVAALDSEVSGRIGLRAVIYYFSTTIIAVILGIVLVMTIKPGVSQSAEDIDRTGSTPEVTTVDAMLDLLRNMFPENLVQACFQQYKTKRSELKPSNKPEQNTTAAPPVTTVMATTLQENITKDYTIVGLYSDGINVLGLIVFCLVFGLVIGQMGERGRILVEFFDALNEATMKIVQVVMCYMPIGIMFLIAAKIIEVDDWDIFRKLGLYMVTVLSGLAIHAIVCLPLLYFIIVRKNPFTFALGMAQALVTALMISSSSATLPVTFRCAEENNGIDKRITRFVLPVGATINMDGTALYEAVAAIFIAQLNNYALDVGQIVTISITATAASIGAAGVPQAGLVTMVIVLTAVGLPANDVTLIIAVDWLLDRFRTMINVLGDAFGAGIVQKLSKKELERMDLTSDVDMVNPFALETTMDEEECEKKSYVNGGFTIDKSDSISYTQTSQF; encoded by the exons ATGGGGAAGAAAGCCAAGAGAGGCTGTGATTTTAAGAGCTTTTTCAAGAAAAACTGGCTTCTGATCACCACGGTGGCTGCCGTGATCCTAG GTATTGGACTGGGGGTCTTGGTACGCGAATATgcttctctctctcacctaaATAAGATCTACTTCGGCTTCCCGGGAGAGATCCTGATGCGAATGCTCAAATTAGTCATCTTACCACTCATCATTTCCAGCATGATAACAG GAGTAGCAGCTCTGGATTCAGAGGTTTCTGGCAGAATTGGTTTACGTGCTGTCATATACTATTTTTCAACAACAATTATTGCTGTCATTCTAG GAATTGTTTTGGTGATGACTATCAAACCTGGTGTATCTCAGAGTGCTGAAGACATTGACAGGACTGGCTCAACTCCTGAGGTGACTACAGTGGATGCCATGTTGGATCTTCTAAG GAATATGTTCCCAGAAAACCTAGTCCAGGCCTGCTTTCAACAG TATAAAACAAAACGCTCTGAGTTAAAGCCTTCAAATAAACCTGAACAAAACACCACTGCTGCTCCTCCTGTAACAACTGTCATGGCAACCACTTTACAAGAG AACATAACCAAGGACTACACAATAGTGGGTCTGTACTCTGATGGGATTAACGTACTGGGTCTCATTGTCTTCTGCCTGGTATTTGGACTTGTCATCGGACAGATGGGAGAGAGAGGACGTATCCTAGTGGAGTTTTTTGATGCACTGAATGAAGCTACAATGAAAATAGTTCAGGTCGTGATGTG TTATATGCCCATTGGAATAATGTTCTTAATTGCTGCCAAGATCATTGAAGTTGATGACTGGGATATCTTCAGAAAGCTTGGACTATACATGGTGACTGTGCTGAGTGG ACTTGCCATTCATGCTATTGTGTGCCTCCCACTGCTGTATTTCATTATCGTGAGGAAAAATCCATTCACATTCGCGCTGGGGATGGCCCAGGCTCTGGTGACTGCGCTTATGATCTCCTCCAG CTCTGCAACACTACCCGTGACCTTTCGATGCGCAGAAGAAAACAATGGGATCGACAAGAGGATCACACGATTTGTGTTGCCAGTCGGTGCCACCATCAACATGGATGGGACTGCTCTCTACGAAGCTGTGGCCGCCATATTTATTGCTCAGCTGAACAATTACGCACTGGATGTTGGTCAGATTGTTACCATCAG TATAACTGCTACAGCAGCCAGCATTGGGGCAGCTGGAGTTCCGCAGGCAGGCCTGGTTACCATGGTGATCGTCCTGACTGCAGTGGGATTGCCGGCGAATGATGTCACACTTATTATAGCTGTAGACTGGCTGct AGATCGCTTCCGCACTATGATCAATGTGCTCGGGGATGCCTTTGGAGCTGGCATAGTTCAGAAACTCTCCAAGAAGGAGCTGGAAAGGATGGACCTGACATCAGACGTGGATATGGTTAACCCCTTTGCCTTGGAAACCACAATGGATGAAGAAGAGTGCGAGAAAAAGTCCTATGTTAATGGCGGCTTCACCATTGATAAAAGTGACTCCATTTCCTACACACAAACATCTCAGTTTTAG